In Vicinamibacterales bacterium, the following are encoded in one genomic region:
- a CDS encoding cation-translocating P-type ATPase, giving the protein MTPFDINTVVGLSDADVAARFATDGYNELPASKPRSILTIALEVVREPMFLLLVASGSLYLVLGDLTEGLLLLAFVLVVMAITLYQQRKTERALEALRDLSSPRALVIRNGERTRIPGRDVVRGDVLMLAEGDRVPADAILLESTGLSIDESLLTGESIPVRKRATATVQEPARPGGDDLPFVFSGSLVVQGQGIAQVRHTGPRTELGKIGRALQTVETEATAVERETGQLVRRLAILGASLCVIVVVVYGLTRGNWLQGLLVGLTLAMATLPEEFPVVLTIFLALGAWRLSQRQVLTRRVPVIETLGAATVLCVDKTGTLTLNQMAVRRLGCAGPSHGRDARATQELLSETGGSSVLPTGRDARAHSVPGEPPWHTLDILADGAGLPEAFHEVVEFAILASHRDPFDPMEKAFKQLGLRYLAQTEHLHDDWTLVREYPLSEHLLAMSHVWKSRETEDYVIASKGAPEAIADLCHLSEAELATLSGEVVAMAADGLRVLGVARATIRPEALPGEQHDFTFELLGLVGLEDPVRPTAVDAVRECGTAGIRVVMITGDYPGTAVNIGRQVGLATHAVVTGAELDGMSDEALRACVKTTNIFARVVPEQKLRLVQALKANGDVVAMTGDGVNDAPALKAAHIGIAMGGRGTDVAREAASLVLLDDDFTSIVQAVRLGRRIFDNLKKAMAYILAIHIPIAGMSLLPVLFRWPLALLPVHIVFLELIIDPACSVVFEAEGEEANVMRRPPRDPRERLFGLRTLGVSLLQGLVVLVLVAGMFAVAESRGLGEEEARALSFTTLIAANIGLILANRSWSETIVSRIGSPNRALWWVVGGAAVFLVVALYVPAIRAVFRFSYLTLQDVLLCLAVGTASIIWFELLKVIHRRRASSSK; this is encoded by the coding sequence GTGACACCTTTCGACATCAACACCGTCGTCGGCCTGTCGGACGCTGATGTCGCGGCGCGCTTCGCGACCGACGGCTACAACGAGCTTCCCGCCTCGAAGCCGCGCAGCATCCTCACGATTGCCCTCGAGGTCGTTCGCGAACCGATGTTCCTGCTGCTGGTGGCCAGCGGCTCCCTCTACCTGGTTCTCGGTGATCTGACCGAAGGCCTGCTTCTGCTGGCGTTCGTGTTGGTGGTGATGGCCATCACCCTGTATCAGCAGCGCAAGACCGAGCGGGCGCTCGAAGCCCTCCGCGACCTGTCGAGCCCGCGCGCGCTGGTGATCCGCAATGGGGAGCGCACCCGCATCCCCGGTCGCGACGTGGTTCGTGGGGACGTGCTGATGCTCGCGGAGGGCGACCGCGTCCCGGCCGATGCGATCCTGCTCGAGTCGACCGGCTTGTCGATCGACGAATCACTGCTGACCGGGGAATCGATCCCGGTGAGGAAGCGAGCGACGGCCACCGTGCAGGAGCCCGCACGCCCTGGCGGGGACGATCTGCCGTTCGTCTTCTCCGGCTCGCTCGTGGTGCAAGGACAGGGCATCGCACAGGTTCGCCACACCGGGCCTCGGACCGAACTCGGGAAGATCGGCCGGGCGCTGCAGACGGTGGAGACCGAAGCCACGGCGGTCGAGCGGGAGACCGGACAGCTCGTGCGGCGCCTCGCGATCCTTGGTGCGTCGCTCTGCGTCATCGTCGTGGTCGTCTACGGCCTGACGCGCGGGAACTGGCTGCAGGGGTTGCTGGTCGGCCTCACGCTGGCCATGGCCACGCTGCCCGAAGAATTCCCCGTTGTCCTGACGATCTTCCTGGCGCTGGGAGCCTGGAGGTTGTCGCAGCGGCAGGTGTTGACGCGCCGGGTGCCGGTCATCGAGACGCTCGGGGCGGCCACCGTGCTGTGCGTGGACAAGACGGGGACGCTGACGCTGAACCAGATGGCGGTGCGGCGACTGGGGTGCGCGGGCCCTTCCCACGGGCGGGACGCCCGTGCCACTCAGGAACTGCTGAGTGAGACAGGCGGCTCGTCTGTCCTGCCGACCGGGCGGGACGCCCGTGCCCACTCTGTCCCTGGCGAGCCTCCCTGGCACACACTCGACATCCTGGCGGACGGCGCGGGCCTGCCCGAAGCATTCCACGAGGTGGTCGAGTTCGCCATCCTTGCCAGCCATCGCGATCCGTTCGATCCGATGGAGAAGGCGTTCAAGCAGCTCGGATTGCGCTACCTGGCGCAGACAGAGCATCTGCACGACGACTGGACGCTCGTTCGCGAGTATCCGTTGTCGGAGCACCTGCTGGCGATGTCGCACGTGTGGAAGTCACGTGAGACCGAGGACTACGTGATTGCCTCCAAGGGAGCGCCTGAGGCGATCGCCGACCTGTGCCACCTGAGCGAGGCCGAGCTGGCCACGCTGTCCGGGGAAGTCGTGGCAATGGCGGCCGATGGCCTTCGAGTGCTTGGCGTGGCGCGCGCGACGATCCGGCCCGAGGCGCTGCCCGGAGAACAGCACGACTTCACGTTCGAGCTGTTGGGCCTGGTGGGCCTCGAAGACCCGGTCCGGCCGACTGCGGTCGACGCCGTCCGGGAGTGCGGAACCGCCGGCATCCGGGTGGTGATGATCACCGGCGACTACCCCGGGACGGCGGTGAACATCGGCCGGCAGGTGGGGCTGGCCACGCATGCGGTGGTCACCGGCGCGGAACTCGACGGCATGAGCGACGAGGCGCTCCGGGCGTGCGTGAAGACGACGAACATCTTCGCGCGCGTGGTGCCGGAGCAGAAACTGCGCCTCGTCCAGGCACTCAAGGCCAACGGTGACGTCGTCGCGATGACCGGCGACGGCGTGAACGACGCCCCCGCGCTCAAGGCCGCCCACATTGGCATCGCGATGGGCGGGCGCGGCACGGACGTCGCGCGCGAGGCGGCGTCACTCGTCCTGCTGGACGACGACTTCACGTCGATCGTGCAGGCCGTGCGCCTGGGCCGCCGCATCTTCGACAACCTGAAGAAGGCAATGGCCTACATTCTGGCGATCCACATTCCGATCGCCGGGATGTCGCTCCTTCCGGTGCTGTTCCGCTGGCCCCTCGCGCTGCTGCCCGTGCACATCGTCTTCCTCGAGCTGATTATCGATCCGGCGTGCTCGGTGGTGTTCGAGGCAGAGGGTGAGGAGGCCAACGTGATGCGCCGCCCGCCGCGCGACCCGCGCGAGCGCCTGTTCGGGCTCCGGACGCTGGGCGTCAGCCTGCTGCAGGGCCTGGTGGTGCTCGTCCTCGTCGCGGGCATGTTCGCCGTGGCGGAGTCGAGAGGCCTGGGAGAGGAAGAGGCGCGGGCGCTGTCATTCACGACACTGATCGCGGCGAACATCGGCTTGATCCTGGCGAACCGATCGTGGTCGGAGACGATTGTCTCGAGGATTGGATCGCCGAACCGTGCGCTCTGGTGGGTGGTTGGTGGTGCGGCCGTATTTCTCGTCGTGGCCCTCTACGTCCCGGCAATCCGCGCGGTCTTCCGGTTCTCGTACCTCACGCTGCAGGACGTCCTGCTCTGTCTGGCCGTCGGTACCGCGAGCATCATCTGGTTCGAACTCCTGAAGGTGATCCATCGCCGCCGGGCATCATCTTCGAAATGA